In Cupriavidus basilensis, the following proteins share a genomic window:
- the catC gene encoding muconolactone Delta-isomerase: protein MLFLVRMDVKMPADMPPAQADEIKAREKAYSQDLQRQGKWPHLWRVVGEYANYSVFDAESNDELHTMLSSLPLFPYMEIHVTPLAKHPSSIK, encoded by the coding sequence ATGTTGTTTCTGGTGAGAATGGACGTAAAGATGCCGGCAGACATGCCGCCCGCGCAGGCCGACGAGATCAAGGCGCGCGAGAAGGCGTACTCGCAGGACCTGCAGCGCCAGGGCAAGTGGCCGCATCTGTGGCGCGTGGTGGGCGAGTACGCCAACTACAGCGTGTTCGATGCCGAGTCCAACGACGAACTGCACACCATGCTCTCCAGCCTGCCGCTGTTCCCGTACATGGAAATCCATGTCACGCCGCTGGCCAAGCACCCGTCGTCGATCAAGTAA
- a CDS encoding tripartite tricarboxylate transporter substrate binding protein has translation MRLLFLRAWAACACALATLAVLPSGAHADTYPDHPIRWVVPFPAGGAMDNIARTLGEEMSRSLGQSIVVENRPGAGGNIGAEMVARSPADGYTLIIVANGMAVNPSLYGRLSYDPVKDFAPVSLLAVVPNVLVTSKAKKLPATVPDLIAAARATPDKYTYASAGNGTSIHLAGELFTSLTGVKMLHVPYKGSGPAMTDLLGGQVDYMFDSITSAKPHIDSGKLTPIAVTTAKRLSTLPNVPTLAEAGVKGYDLSPWFAAFVPAKTPPAVVARLNQAMVDALAKPSVRTRLAAIGAEPIGSTPAQLGKHLAAETDKWGKLIRERGIRAD, from the coding sequence ATGCGCTTGCTATTCCTGCGCGCCTGGGCCGCCTGCGCCTGTGCGCTGGCCACCCTGGCCGTGCTGCCATCCGGCGCCCACGCCGACACCTATCCCGATCACCCGATCCGCTGGGTCGTGCCATTCCCCGCGGGCGGCGCGATGGACAATATCGCCCGCACGCTGGGCGAGGAAATGTCGAGGAGCCTGGGCCAGTCCATCGTGGTGGAAAACCGCCCCGGCGCCGGTGGCAATATCGGCGCCGAGATGGTGGCGCGCTCGCCCGCGGATGGCTACACGCTGATCATTGTCGCCAACGGCATGGCGGTGAACCCCTCGCTGTACGGCCGCCTCAGCTACGACCCGGTGAAGGATTTCGCGCCGGTCTCGCTCCTGGCTGTGGTGCCTAACGTGCTGGTCACCAGCAAGGCCAAGAAGCTGCCCGCCACGGTGCCCGACCTGATCGCCGCGGCGCGCGCCACGCCGGACAAGTACACCTATGCCTCTGCCGGAAACGGCACTTCGATCCACCTGGCCGGCGAACTGTTCACTTCGCTCACCGGCGTCAAGATGCTCCACGTGCCCTACAAGGGCAGCGGCCCGGCCATGACGGACCTGCTGGGCGGCCAGGTTGACTATATGTTCGACAGCATCACCTCGGCCAAGCCGCATATCGACTCCGGCAAGCTCACGCCCATCGCGGTGACCACCGCCAAGCGCTTGTCGACGCTGCCGAACGTGCCGACCCTGGCCGAAGCCGGCGTCAAGGGCTATGACCTGTCGCCATGGTTCGCCGCCTTCGTCCCGGCCAAGACGCCGCCCGCCGTGGTCGCACGCCTGAACCAGGCCATGGTGGACGCGCTGGCCAAGCCGTCGGTGCGTACCCGCCTGGCCGCCATCGGCGCCGAGCCGATCGGCAGCACGCCCGCGCAATTGGGCAAGCACCTCGCTGCCGAAACCGATAAATGGGGCAAGCTGATCCGCGAACGCGGCATCCGCGCGGACTGA
- the pcaD gene encoding 3-oxoadipate enol-lactonase produces MTTALHQGIALHYEIEGAPNAPVLVMSNSLGTDMQMWAPQMDSLLPRFRVLRYDTRGHGGSGLPSPAAAPFGFAELGQDVLAIMDHAGIQRAHFCGLSMGGMTGMWLAANHPERFDRFVLANTAALIGPASGWDTRIQTVRSQGMAAIVDAVLARWFSAAWLAGNAARIAPVRQMLLDASPEGYTANCAAVRDADLRAQLQRIASPVLVIAGTHDLATTPAQGREVAQGIAGARYVELDGAHLSNWEQPEGFAQAVCGFLAG; encoded by the coding sequence ATGACCACTGCATTGCACCAAGGCATCGCGCTGCATTACGAGATCGAGGGGGCGCCCAACGCGCCCGTGCTGGTCATGTCCAACTCGCTGGGCACGGACATGCAGATGTGGGCGCCGCAGATGGATAGCCTGCTGCCGCGCTTTCGCGTGCTGCGCTACGACACCCGTGGCCACGGGGGCTCCGGCCTGCCGTCCCCGGCCGCGGCGCCGTTCGGGTTTGCCGAACTCGGCCAGGACGTGCTGGCCATCATGGATCACGCCGGCATCCAGCGCGCGCATTTTTGCGGGCTGTCGATGGGCGGCATGACCGGCATGTGGCTGGCGGCCAATCACCCCGAGCGTTTCGACCGCTTCGTGCTGGCCAATACCGCCGCCCTCATCGGCCCGGCCAGCGGCTGGGACACGCGCATCCAGACGGTACGCAGCCAGGGCATGGCCGCCATCGTCGATGCGGTGCTGGCGCGCTGGTTCAGCGCTGCCTGGCTGGCCGGCAACGCCGCGCGCATCGCGCCGGTGCGCCAGATGCTGCTGGACGCATCGCCCGAAGGCTACACCGCCAACTGCGCCGCGGTGCGCGACGCCGACCTGCGCGCGCAACTGCAGCGTATCGCCAGCCCGGTGCTGGTGATTGCCGGCACGCATGACCTGGCCACCACGCCGGCGCAAGGCCGCGAAGTGGCGCAAGGAATCGCCGGGGCGCGCTACGTGGAGCTGGACGGCGCCCACTTGTCGAACTGGGAGCAGCCGGAGGGGTTTGCGCAGGCGGTTTGCGGGTTCCTGGCAGGTTGA
- a CDS encoding FitA-like ribbon-helix-helix domain-containing protein, with protein sequence MANLLVRGIDEALVQRLREQAATHGRSAEAEHREILARALHTTRRKRFAEVLASMPDVGEDSDFERVDQPGGAAHVFDRTMTPMSSVR encoded by the coding sequence ATGGCAAATCTGCTGGTTCGAGGGATTGATGAAGCGCTGGTACAGCGGCTGCGTGAGCAGGCTGCCACACACGGTCGCAGCGCTGAGGCCGAGCACCGTGAAATTCTTGCGCGGGCGTTGCACACGACCAGGCGCAAGCGCTTTGCCGAGGTGTTGGCAAGCATGCCGGATGTCGGCGAGGACAGCGATTTCGAGCGCGTCGATCAGCCGGGCGGGGCCGCGCATGTATTTGATCGGACAATGACACCAATGTCATCAGTGAGATGA
- a CDS encoding DUF3047 domain-containing protein, whose translation MTATIATIGQSIMIPHPALTHSPRSLAPRAHVLATLLACGLLLAHAAPAQAQASAASAPAAAPGAAFSAGTPGGPLPAGWKNLPVAHGKASTHYSLVAQDHATVLEADAAASASALMHKGNNLDLEATPQVSWRWKVEHAIDAADNSVAAMEDAPARLVFMFDGDTDKLSLGERTAIKLAKALAGEELPYATLMYIWSNTAPVGTVIDNPHTSRVKMIVVSGGADAAGKWLTLSRNVEQDFEHAFKEKPGKLTAYGLLTDTDNTGGNARAWYGDIRFGAAK comes from the coding sequence ATGACGGCGACCATCGCGACCATCGGGCAATCGATCATGATCCCCCATCCGGCTTTGACGCATTCCCCCCGCTCGCTGGCGCCTCGCGCGCACGTGCTGGCCACCCTGCTAGCCTGCGGCCTGCTGCTCGCGCACGCTGCGCCGGCCCAAGCGCAGGCATCGGCAGCATCGGCGCCGGCGGCCGCCCCCGGCGCCGCCTTCTCCGCCGGCACGCCCGGCGGCCCGTTGCCGGCCGGGTGGAAGAACCTGCCGGTGGCGCACGGCAAGGCGTCGACCCACTACAGCCTGGTGGCGCAGGACCACGCCACGGTGCTCGAAGCCGACGCGGCCGCCTCCGCCTCCGCGCTGATGCACAAGGGCAACAACCTGGACCTGGAGGCCACCCCGCAGGTCAGCTGGCGCTGGAAGGTGGAACACGCGATCGATGCGGCCGACAACAGCGTCGCCGCCATGGAAGACGCGCCGGCGCGCCTGGTGTTCATGTTCGATGGAGATACGGACAAGCTATCGCTGGGCGAGCGCACGGCCATCAAGCTGGCCAAGGCGCTGGCGGGCGAGGAACTGCCCTATGCCACGCTGATGTACATCTGGTCCAACACCGCGCCGGTCGGCACGGTCATCGACAACCCCCACACCTCGCGGGTCAAGATGATCGTGGTGTCAGGCGGAGCCGACGCCGCCGGCAAGTGGCTCACGCTGAGCCGCAACGTGGAGCAGGATTTCGAGCATGCCTTCAAGGAGAAGCCCGGCAAGCTGACCGCCTACGGCCTGCTCACCGATACCGACAACACGGGCGGGAACGCGCGTGCCTGGTATGGGGATATACGGTTCGGGGCGGCGAAGTAG